From the Streptomyces nodosus genome, the window TGCGCGGGCACAGGGAAGGCGGGTCCAGAGGCCACCGGTCCCGACCCGCACCCCGGACCACCGTCGATCAGGAGGACGCGATGACCACCGAGGCCGGCGCGACGGCGCCCTCCGAGGACACCGGGACCGTGGTGACCGACCACGACCGCGGCATCCACGGCTACCACCACCAGAAGGACGAGCACCTCAAGCGGCTGCGCCGTATCGAGGGCCAGATCCGCGGGCTGCAGCGGATGGTCGACGAGGACGTCTACTGCATCGACATACTCACGCAGGTGTCCGCCTCCACCAAGGCCCTGCAGTCCTTCGCGCTGCAGCTTCTGGAGGAGCATCTGCGCCACTGCGTGGCGGACGCCGCGCTCAAGGGCGGGTCGGAGATCGACGCGAAGGTGGAAGAGGCCTCCAAGGCGATCGGCCGCCTGCTGCGGACATGAGCCGACGATGGCGGGTCCGGGCGTGACGGCCCGACCCGCCGCCGGCGCGGCACCCCGGACGTGACGTTCTTAACATTTCGCGAGACCGGGACCTTCCGGACACCCTCCGAAATCTTTCGACCACACTGCGGGACTCCGCCCACCCTGCGGAAACCGCTGGACACGGCGTGAACACGGCCGGACGTCGGCGGAGCCTTCCGGAAAACGGCCCGCGGAAACCGGCGGCCCCGACAGCCGCGCGGGCCGCCGGGTGGTCACCCGCACCGCGGCGCACCCGCCCTCGCCTCGCCGCTCACCCGCGAGAGGCGTGCCGTTCCTCGGCCACCTTCAGCACCTCGTCGATGCTCTCCAGGCTCAGCCGGTCCTCCAGCGCGGACGAGGCCGCGATGATCAGGTCGCCGCACAGCTCGATCTCGGCGAGGGCGACGTGGTCCTGAACTGCGGTACCGCCGAGCGAAGCCACGTGCATCACCTCTTCCTGCCGTCACCGGCTTCCTAGGGTAGGGAGCTTGTGACGGGCGGCGCATGGCACGGACGGACCATTTCCCGCCCCTCAGCGGCACCAGTTCACGGCCGCGCCCCGACCCGGGCCCCGGGCGTTTCCGGCCGGTAGCGGCATCGATGCTCGGCGGCACGGCGCCGGGAAGCGACCCGCTCCCCGGCCCGGGTCACTGCGCCGCGATCTCCCCGGTGAAGATGTCCCCGGACGCCGGCAGCCGCACCTCGGCAGGGACCCCGAAGCCGTAGAGCAGGGTCGTCGAGGTCACCTCGACCGCGGTCTTCCGGCGGCCGTTGACAAAGCTGAAGCGGTGGCGGACCTTGCGGACCCGGCCCCGGTCGTCGAGGTAGGCGTCGAACGGCACCTCGGATGTGGCGAACCCCTTCGCGGCCGCCCGCAGCGGCTCCCGGTCGCCGGCGGACGCCCTCCGGGCCGCGAGCCCGATGTCGGCGACCCCCCGGTAGTGCCGCACCGACGCCCCCTCGACCTCGGCCCGCCCCACATAGGTCGCCGCCCGGACCCCGCGGAGCAGTTCCACCGCCGTGTACGGGTCGGTGGCGCCGCCGGTGACCAGATTGCCGTCGCTCAGCGTGGTGGTGTCGACCCGCACCCATTTGTCGGCGGGCACCCCCGCACCCCGGTTCTTCATGAACAGGGCACCCGGTGCGAGCAGTTCGGTGATGGGGAGATGCTCCTCGGCGCCCGCGGGGTCCTGCGGCAGCGTCACGGTCAGGCGCCCGAGCCGGTCGCGGTAGTCGTAGACACCCTCGCCCCGGATGGTGACCCGGGTACCGCCGGTGGCCATCTCCATCGACGTACGCGCCCGGGAACTGCCCTGCCGCACCAGGACCGCGGCGGACCGCTCGAGCACCCCGACGGCCCCCGTACCCGGACGGGCGTCCTCGGCGGCGATCCCGAGGCTCGCACATCCGGTGAGCAGGGCACCGCAGAGAAGGAGTCCCGCCAACGCCACGACCGCCGCACCGACCCGAACCTGCTGCCGCACCACCATCGCCCGCCTACCCCCCGCCGGTCCGGTCCCGGTGCCCCTCCTGTCGTTCCGCTTAACGACGGGTGGGAGCACCCGTCACGCGCATCGCATGGCGGCCCACCTGCCCTGGGTAACGTTGTCGAAGTGGAACAACAGGACGCCCCCGCCGGTCCGGAAGAACACCGCACGACAACGGTCGAACAGGGCCGTTTCTGTGTGGCGCGGTGCACATGCGGCTGGCGGGGCCCGGCGCGCAGAGCTCGGAGTCTGGCCAGGACGGACGCCGAGGTGCACACTTCCGGCTAGGACGTTTTCCGAAAGTCCGGTCGAACCGCCCTTCGGAACACGCTCCCGTCGAGACCGGAACAGCCGGTCTATATCGGATGACCCCATTACATACCTACTGATGTCGTAGCGATTCTGTGGCACTTCCCTACGGACCCCCACCTGGGGGCCCGTCTCGTTCCACGGAACCCGAGGGAGGCGCATATGCAACGACGTACCTTCATGGGCGGAGCCACCGCCGCGGTCGCGACGGCGGTGACCGCCGCATGCAGCGGCGGCGCACACGGTGCGAGCGGCGCGGCAAAGGACGCGAGCGGCTTCGCGTCCGCCACCGCGACAGCCCTGCGGACGACCCCGCCCGCGACCGCCACCGGCGCCACCGCCGCCTCCTGGACCGCGCTGGCCCGGGACCTCGACGGCACCCTGGTCCGCCCCGGCGACCGCTCCTGGTCCACCGCCCACCAGCTCTACAACACCCGCTTCGACTCCCTGAAGCCCGCGGCGGTCGCCTATGTGGCGCACGCGGACGACATCCGCACCGCGCTGTCCTACGCCCGCGCCCACGGCGTCAAGGTCGCGATCCGCAACGGAGGCCACTCCTACGCGGGTTGGTCCTCCGGGGACAACAGGCTGATCATCGATGTGGGCAACCTGCACACGATCCGCGCGAGCACCGGCGAGGCGGTCGTCGGCGCCGGTTCCCGGCTGATCGACATCTACCGCACCCTGACCGCGAAGGGCGTGACCATACCCGGCGGCTCCTGCCCCAGCGTCGGCGTCTCGGGCCTCACCCTCGGCGGCGGCCATGGAGTGATCTCCCGGGCGTACGGGCTGACCTGCGACAGCCTCACCCAGGCGACCCTGATCACCGCGGACGGCAAACAACTCGTGGCGAACGCCACCGAGAACAAGGACCTCTTCTGGGCCCTGCGCGGCGCGGGCAACGGCAACTTCGGCGTCGTCACCGAACTGCGCTTCAAGACCCACCCGGCACCCCAGGCGGTGTCCGCCTATCTGACCTGGCCCTGGTCGAAGGCCGCCGCCGTCCTCGCGGCCTGGCAGGAGTGGGGCCCCGACCAGCCCGACGAGATCTGGTCCTCCTGCCATCTGGAGAACGCCGGCACCTCCACCGTCTCCGTCGCCGCCTTCTCGCTCGGCACCTACGGGGAGCTCCAGAACGCGGTCGACCGGCTGGCCGCGCGGGTCGGCTCCCCGGCGAGCAGCGTCTCGCTCCGGAGGCGCTCGTACGAGGCGGCCATGGAGGTGTACGCGGGCTGCTCCTCCTTCACCTCCGACGCCCAGTGCCATCTGCCGGGCAGCACCCCGGGCCACTCCCCGCAGGGCGCCCTCGGCCGGGAGACCTATGCGGCCCACTCGGACTTCTTCGACCGCTCGATCCCCACGGCCGGCATCGCGGCGATCCTGAAGCAGATCGAGCAGACCCGGGGCGGCGCGGGCAGTGTGGCGTTCACCGCGCTCGGCGGTGCGGTCAACCGGGTCGCGCCGACGGCGACGGCCTTCGTCCACCGCCGCTCGCGCATGCTGGCCCAGTACATCGCGAGCTGGCGCGCGGGCACCTCGGGCACCACGGCCCGGTCCTGGCTGGCGTCCGCGCACGGCTCCCTGCGCACCCATGCCTCCGGAGCCGCGTACCAGAACTACACGGACCCGACCCTGACGAACTGGCGACAGGCGTACTACGGCGACGCCGCTCCCCGCCTCGCACAGCTGAAGCGGCAGTACGACCCGAACGGCTTCTTCACGTTCCCGCAGGCGCTTTAGGGCGCTGGGGGGTCAGGCTGCCAGGTCCCGTGCCTCGGGCGGCGACGACGTCCGGGCACCGGGGACCGCGCACTTCGCGGCCCCTGCCCCGCGTGCGTGGATCAGCCATCCGGCGCGCGGCGACCGTTCGATCGCCTTGGTGAGCGGGGTGAGCAGGGCGGCGGCGAGCGGGGAGAGCAACAGGGCGACGGCGGTACCGAGGGCGAAGCCGCCGACGACGTCCGTCGGGTAGTGCACGCCCATATAGACCCGGCAGAACCCTTCGAGGAGCGCCAGGCCGAGGCCGATGAGGCCGAACGTCCGGTGGGCGACGAAGAGTCCCGCCGCCATCGCCATCGTGAGCGTGGCGTGGTCGCTGACAAAGGAGTAGTCGGTCTTGCCGGCGACCAGGACGTCCAGTCCCTGATGGTCGACGAAGGGCCGGGGCCGTGCCACAAAGCCCCGGATCGGCACATTCACCAGCACCGCGAGAGCGGCGGCCAGCGGAGCCCAGATCAGCGCGGCCACGGAGGACGCCGCGCCCTCGCCGCCTCTGCGGCGCACGCCCCACCAGCACCACAGGACCAGCAGCACCATGGCGAGCAGCAGTCCGTACTCACCGACGAACCCGATGAGGCGGTCGAACCAGTGCGGGGCTTCCTTGGCCAGGCCATTGATGTCATAGAGCAGATCGACGTCGGGGTTCGACCCGGATTCGGCGAGTCCAGCCATCGTGCGCGGCCCCTTCGTCGTCTTTCCGTCGCGCGGACGCGCCCCTGTGCGCGCCGCTCCAACACCCCCGTGGTCGTAGACCCGCTCCACGCCGGGCCTTGCTGCCGGCGTCGAGGCGCTACGTCAAAAGGAACGTGCAGCCCTCTTCCCTACGTTCCACACTCCACCGAACGATCATGCAGACGTTACCGAAGCGAGACTCGTCATCGCAGATCAGGGGGTGCGTACAGCAGAGGGTTCCGGCCGCCGGCCTTCCTTTCGCACGTCCCTCACACCCCGATTCACACCGACGTGGGCAGCGCTTTCGCGCCATCTTCGGTGACACGCGTCGCCCCGAAGTAGTCGGAGGTGTCGATGGGGTCGAAACGGATCACGGCACCGGTCCGGGGCGCGTCGATCATGTAGCCCCCGCCGACGTAGATGCCGACGTGATGGATGGCGCGAGAATCGTTCGGGTCGTGCGAGAAGAACACCAGATCCCCGGGCAGCAGTTCGCTGCGTTTCGGGTGCGGTCCCGCATTGTACTGATCGTTGGCGACACGCGGCAACGTGATGCCCACGCTCTCGTACGCGGCCTTGGTCAGCCCGGAGCAGTCGAAACGCCCGCTGTCTTCGGGGGTACCGTTGCCACCCCAGAGATAGGGGGTGCCGAGCTTCTTCTGCGCGAAGTAGATGGCGCCGGCCGCCTGCTTCGACGGGGCGACCCGCTGCCTGGGCGCCGCGAAGCTCTCCTCCAGCGTCGTGATGGTCTTCACATAGTTCTGGGTCTCCCGGTAGGGCGGCACGCCCTGGTACCTGATGACCGCGTACGCCCCCGCGTTGTACGCGGCGAGCATGTTCTCCGTGGGGTCCCCGGGCGCGTCCTTCACATAGGAGGCGAGCTTGCAGTCGTAGGAGGCGGCGGACGGGATCGCATCGCGCGGGTCCCAGACGTCGGCCACCCCGTCGCCGTTGGCGTCGATGCCGTGGGTGGCCCAGGTGCCGGGGATGAACTGTGCGATCCCCTGGGCCTGCGCGGGGCTCTTGGCGTTCGGGTCGAAGCCGCTCTCCTGGTAGAGCTGGGCGGCGAGCAGCGCGGGGTTGATCGCGCCGCACAGGTCGCCCCACTCCTCCACGAGCGAGACGTATTCGGCGGGCACGGTGTTCCTGGCGAGCTGGACGGCCCCCCTCCCGACCCCGCCCGCGAGGTTTCCGGCGACCAGGTACACGCCGATGACGAGCAGCATCACAAAGCTCAGTGCGGAACCGACGGCGACGGTCACCCAGATCCACGCCTTACGCACCGTCAACCGCCCCTCGCCGCCCGGGAGTCCGCCGAGGATCAGTGTAGAGACGAAAACGGCGACCGGGCTCCGAGAAGTCCTGGTCCGGGCCCCAAACGTACGAGATCGGCCACTTCCCCGGCAGCGGCCGACGCCGAAACAGGCGGGGGCGGGGCCGTTTGTGCCGGTACTAGGAGCCCGAGGCGGTCCGGTAGAGGGCCGCGGCCTCGTCGCCCAGGACGGTGCTGTAGGAGACGTCCGGCGTGGAGCCGCCCTGCTCATGGCCGCCGAGGACGCCCACGACCTCACCGTCGTCGTTCACCCAGGGACTGCCGCTGGTGCCGCCCGTGAAGTCGGGGCACTCGATGCGCTGTTGTGTGTCGCTCTCGGCGGTCGGCGTATTGACGCAGACCAGCGGGGTGTCCTGGGAGCTGGGGTACCCGGTGACGGTGACGGCGGTGGCCCCGGTCTCCCGCCCCGTGACGAACTTGTTGGCCCCGACGATGTCCTCGGCCTGGGCGCCCTTGACGGATTCCAGCGTGGCGAAGGCGATGTCGCCGTCCTCGTTCTGGGCACCGCTCCAGGAGCCGCCGACGAACGTCTTGCTCACCTTCCACACCCCGTACGGCGCCCTGCCGTCCCGGTAGCCGGGGACGAACCACATGGCGCCCCGGCCCAGACAGTGCGCGGCGGTGACGATCAGGTTGCCCCGCTTGCTGTGCACCACGGAGGCGGTACAGAAGTGACCGCCCTCCAGGGCCCCGCTGGTGCCGAAGAGCGCACCGACCTTGACGCCGGCCGTGCTGCTGTCCGCCTCGGCGGACACACCGAGCGGTTCGGGACCACCGTCGGCGGCCGACACGGAAGAAGTCGCGGCGACCAGCAGCACGAGAGCGCCCAGGAACGCGTGCCGCTGGTGTCGAGAGGGGCCGGTGATGCGGTTCATCACCTCTTACTGTGACCCACCAAAGTGAGAAAAATCCCGTGCGTACTCTGAAAATCCTCTGTGAGGTTTCATCGCCGCAGGTCAGCACGGGCTTTCGAGCGGGATCTACTTCGCCCCTTCGGGCGCACCACCCGCTCCGGCCCGGACACCCCGGCAGACTGCGACCCCGAACATACGTGCGAGATGTATCCCATGGCCGTTCGGCCGGACCGAGCCGGACCGAGCCGCACCGCGGGCTCCCCCGAGACCTCATTGCCCGGCATGACCCGCCGTGATACACACAGGACGATACGCCCCACGATGCACCGCTCCATTCCCCCCGCTACGGCCCTCGGCGGACCGAAGGCAAGGGACAGCTACGAAACTCGCCAATCAATGACGCCAAGTCGACATGCGCAGGCGCCATTGTCAGCGACAATGTCCCTGGCCTCTGCGACCGTGGCAGGGGATACGGAACTACCCACTAGGGGCGGTGACTTACATGCATCTGGCGGCCGCAAAAGGTGACATCAACACGATCATCGGCGGTATCGCCCCAGACTGGGGTCCTTTTGGAAGCCTGGGCAACGAGGCTCGCGTGATGGTCGAGGTGGTGATGGCCGTCGCCATCCTGCTCTGCCTGGCGATCGCGATCTGGGGCGCGGCCAAACAGCGCATCGGCGCCACGGCTCTGCGCGACACGTTCAGCGCCGAACAGGGCAAGGGCCTGATCATCGCGGGCCTCACCGGAGTCTTCATCATCGGCTCACTGGGCACACTCTTCACGATCGTGTACGGCATGGCCGTCTGACCCCGGCCGTCCGGGCCGACCCCGGACCGCCGGGCCTGCCCGGCGCACCATCAGTGTCCGGCCGGGCGCGCCCGGTTCCTCCTCCGACCCATCCGTCCGTCGCGCCCACCGGCTGAGGTTGCGTTTCCCTGATGTCGAGTCACCACACCGCGCCCGCGCGGGAACCAGCACGGCTACCGTCGTACTACTACGCGTTTCGACGCGGGGTGCGGAACGGCTACGAAGTCGAGGGGGCGTGGCGGCGTGAGTCTCGGTGACGGTGCCTCCGGCGGAGGCGACAGGGAGTACGGCGGGGTCGGCCAGACCCGAACCCGGCTGCCCGACCGGGGCGGTGACGTGTACGGCGGGGCGCGGCGGAGCCGGTCCTCGTCACGAGGTCTGGTCACGGTCGTCGGGGTGGTCGTGCTGCTGATCGCGGCGATCGCCTTCGCCAACCGTGGCGGCGGGGACTCCCCGTCGGACGGCGCCCACGGCAAGAGAACCCCGGCCCCGACGGCGGCCAGCGGCACCCGCCCGGTCCAGTCCAAGACGAACGACATCCCCTCGGGCTTCGCCCATGACGAACAGGGGGCACAGTCGGCCGCGGCGAACTATGCGGTGGCGTTGGTTTCAGCCGACATCCTCAAGCCTGCGCGGCGCAGCGAGATCGTGCAGCAGGTGTTCGTCCCCGACCAGGTGTCCGCGCTCGAGGACAAGCTCAACAAGGCATACAACAAGGACTTCCTGGACAAGATCGGCCTGGACGAGAACGGCAACCCGGCCGCGGGCCATACCTATGTCTCGCGGGCGATGCCCATCGGCACCAAAACCCCTCAGT encodes:
- a CDS encoding metal-sensitive transcriptional regulator; translated protein: MTTEAGATAPSEDTGTVVTDHDRGIHGYHHQKDEHLKRLRRIEGQIRGLQRMVDEDVYCIDILTQVSASTKALQSFALQLLEEHLRHCVADAALKGGSEIDAKVEEASKAIGRLLRT
- a CDS encoding FAD-binding oxidoreductase — encoded protein: MQRRTFMGGATAAVATAVTAACSGGAHGASGAAKDASGFASATATALRTTPPATATGATAASWTALARDLDGTLVRPGDRSWSTAHQLYNTRFDSLKPAAVAYVAHADDIRTALSYARAHGVKVAIRNGGHSYAGWSSGDNRLIIDVGNLHTIRASTGEAVVGAGSRLIDIYRTLTAKGVTIPGGSCPSVGVSGLTLGGGHGVISRAYGLTCDSLTQATLITADGKQLVANATENKDLFWALRGAGNGNFGVVTELRFKTHPAPQAVSAYLTWPWSKAAAVLAAWQEWGPDQPDEIWSSCHLENAGTSTVSVAAFSLGTYGELQNAVDRLAARVGSPASSVSLRRRSYEAAMEVYAGCSSFTSDAQCHLPGSTPGHSPQGALGRETYAAHSDFFDRSIPTAGIAAILKQIEQTRGGAGSVAFTALGGAVNRVAPTATAFVHRRSRMLAQYIASWRAGTSGTTARSWLASAHGSLRTHASGAAYQNYTDPTLTNWRQAYYGDAAPRLAQLKRQYDPNGFFTFPQAL
- a CDS encoding phosphatase PAP2 family protein; the encoded protein is MAGLAESGSNPDVDLLYDINGLAKEAPHWFDRLIGFVGEYGLLLAMVLLVLWCWWGVRRRGGEGAASSVAALIWAPLAAALAVLVNVPIRGFVARPRPFVDHQGLDVLVAGKTDYSFVSDHATLTMAMAAGLFVAHRTFGLIGLGLALLEGFCRVYMGVHYPTDVVGGFALGTAVALLLSPLAAALLTPLTKAIERSPRAGWLIHARGAGAAKCAVPGARTSSPPEARDLAA
- a CDS encoding C40 family peptidase, which produces MTVRKAWIWVTVAVGSALSFVMLLVIGVYLVAGNLAGGVGRGAVQLARNTVPAEYVSLVEEWGDLCGAINPALLAAQLYQESGFDPNAKSPAQAQGIAQFIPGTWATHGIDANGDGVADVWDPRDAIPSAASYDCKLASYVKDAPGDPTENMLAAYNAGAYAVIRYQGVPPYRETQNYVKTITTLEESFAAPRQRVAPSKQAAGAIYFAQKKLGTPYLWGGNGTPEDSGRFDCSGLTKAAYESVGITLPRVANDQYNAGPHPKRSELLPGDLVFFSHDPNDSRAIHHVGIYVGGGYMIDAPRTGAVIRFDPIDTSDYFGATRVTEDGAKALPTSV
- a CDS encoding trypsin-like serine peptidase, which translates into the protein MNRITGPSRHQRHAFLGALVLLVAATSSVSAADGGPEPLGVSAEADSSTAGVKVGALFGTSGALEGGHFCTASVVHSKRGNLIVTAAHCLGRGAMWFVPGYRDGRAPYGVWKVSKTFVGGSWSGAQNEDGDIAFATLESVKGAQAEDIVGANKFVTGRETGATAVTVTGYPSSQDTPLVCVNTPTAESDTQQRIECPDFTGGTSGSPWVNDDGEVVGVLGGHEQGGSTPDVSYSTVLGDEAAALYRTASGS
- a CDS encoding membrane protein gives rise to the protein MSLGDGASGGGDREYGGVGQTRTRLPDRGGDVYGGARRSRSSSRGLVTVVGVVVLLIAAIAFANRGGGDSPSDGAHGKRTPAPTAASGTRPVQSKTNDIPSGFAHDEQGAQSAAANYAVALVSADILKPARRSEIVQQVFVPDQVSALEDKLNKAYNKDFLDKIGLDENGNPAAGHTYVSRAMPIGTKTPQYADTAATVEVWCTGVFGTAGEDSTNPVSSDWFTMTLQLRWSGGDWKVDTFSQKSGPAPVNGDNKISTSGEISKAVEEFGGFTYAR